acagggcagtgcttgtcccctgtgctggcactgctgggacatccTCCGTGGcgaggacactgaggggctggagtgtatccagagatggaaacaactggggaaggggctggagcaccaggcgAGGCTGAGGCGCTGAGAAagtggctcagcctggagaaaaggaggctcaggggggcccttctggctctgcacagctcctgacaggaggggacagccagagggcattgagctctgctcccaggaaacggggacaggaggagagggaatggcttcagtctgagccagggaaggtttagattggcTATTGGGAAAAATCCTTCATGGGAAGGGTGctcaggcactggcacaggctgcctaGGGCAGTGCTGGATTCATGGTCCCGGGAAGGATTCAACAAGTGTTTGGATGAGGCCCTTGGGGGACACGATTAGAGATGAACTCGCCAGTGCCGGGGGAACGGTTGGGCTCGTTATCTTGGAGGTCCTCAAACCGATTCCGTGATTCCATGAtccccctctctgctctgcagggcgcccacagcagccagctctACCTGCTGTGCCAGTACTCCCTGGGCTGCGGCGTGTCCTGCGGCCTCACCTTCCTGCTGGAGGGGGCTCCGCACCGCACCTGGAACCTGGCGCTGGCGGCGGGGCTGGCGGGGCTGCTGGCGCTGCACGCCCGGCGCCTGGCCCGCCACGTCTGCGCCCTGTACGAGCTGCACAGCCGGCAGCGCTACTGCggcctgtgcctgctgctgctgcccgcgGGCCACGCCATCCCGCGCCTGCTGCGCAACGCCCTGGGCCTCACCTTCGCCGTGGCCGACCTGGCCGCCGTGGAGCTCATCAACCGCGATTTCCTCTCCACGGGCGAGGCCGTGCGCTTCTGGACGCCGCTGAGCATCTGCTACACCCTGCTGGTCGTCTACATGCAGGGTGAGTGGGGATGGGATGCCCCGGCTCTGGGGGGCGTGTGGGGTGCACTCGGGGTGTGTGGGGCCACTCCGGCCACCTGGGGCTCTATAGGGGCAGATAGGGGATCCTAGGGGCCCATACAGAGTATATGGGGTGTGCAGAGGGTATGCAGGGGGTACGTAGGCTGTCCTGAGGCTGGTACAGGTGGTATAtaaagcacaggctgggggtgtATAGGGGCATGTGGGGTGTTCTGGGAGTCTGTAAGGGGGTATATGGTACATTCTCAGGGTGTATAGGGCCCATATGGGGTATCCTGGGGGTCTGTAAGGGGGTATATGGTACATTCTGAGCATAtatggggtgtcctgggggtctGTAGGGGGGTATATGGTACATTCTGAGCATAtatggggtgtcctgggggttTGTAGGAGGTATATGTACATTCTGGGGATACATGGGGTACCCTGGACGTCTGCAGGGGGTATATGGTACATTCTGGGGGTGTATAGGGCCCATATGGGGCATCCTGGGGGTCTGTAAGGGGGTATATGGTACATTCTCAGGGTGTATAGGGCCCATATGGGGTATCCTGAAGGTCTGTAAGGGGGTATATGGTACATTCTGGGCATATATGGGATGCCCTAAAGGTCTGTAAAGGGGTATATGGTACATTCTGAGCATATatggggtgtcctggggatTTGTAGGAGGTATATGTACATTCTGGGGATATATGGGGTACCCTGGACGTCTGCAGGGGGTATATGGTACATTCTAGGGGTGTATAGGGCCCATATGGGGTGTCCTGAAGGTCTGTAAGGGGGTATATGGTACATTCTGGGGATAtatggggtgtcctgggggtctGTAGGGGGTGTGTGTATATATCCTGGGTGTACAGAGAGGGTACATGGGATGtcctgggggtacctggggtgccctggggctgtgtaGGGGGCACATGGGGTGTACTGGGGGTGTATAGGGGCTACATATACATGAAGCCACCACACGCTTGGTGTCCCCGTGGTGGGGCTGCCGAGGTCCCAGCGTCCCCCAATGCCGTGTCCTCGCAGAGGAGTCCCGGCAGAGCACGGGCAGGGGGGCGGCGTTCCGGACCGTGCTGGTGAGGATGGGCGgcctcttcatcctcctcctcaccgTGGGCCGATGGACCGACATCCTGCACGTCTTGGTGTCgctgctgggggagctctgGTGCCTGCTGCACTCCGGGGCGCTGCTGGagtcctgctgcaggcaggtgaGAGGGGACACCCCCGTGCCACGCGGggtgagggctggggacacccccggggCCACCCTGAGAGACCTttgggctcctctctcccatCCCACACAGGATTTTGCCCAGCAGCCTCGCCTGGATCGTCGGGCAGGATCCGGATCGGGGGAGACGTCCCGATGAGGAACCGGACAGCAGAAACTCGGGGTGGCTTcgctgggcaccccaaaatcccccaccACAGATCCCCCGTGGGGACTGAGGAAAAAAGGGCTCCTGGATGGGGTCCAACCCCAAAAAGGGCTCCTGGATGGGGTCCAACCCCAAAAGGGCTCCTGGAAGGCGTCCAACCCCATCCCGTGGGATGGAGGAGTTGGGGGAAACTTCGCCTTGCccctggtttttggggggactCTGCAAGGTCgcagcactgctggggtttGTCCTCCGGTCCCAGTGGGACTGCAGGCTGCTGATGGATGTCCCATCGTTGCTGGCAGCTGGGCCACACTGTCAGGGGCCTCCAGGGGTTATAAATCTcagaaaataaaggtttttttccagcaaaatcCAGGGCAGAGCAAGCTGGGTTGCCATTGTACTGGGAAGGCACTTGGGATGGTGGCGGGGCAGCTTTTTGAGGGAGGTGGGTAGAATTCCTCCTCgggaagggaaactgaggcacggagtGGGGTGACCCTCTGTCtgtgcctcagtgtccccctgcctgcagcctgctgtgctgtgccaggggataACAGGCCCTGAGAAGGTGGGTgcagtttggggaggggggttCTGGCTGCCTGGGCATGGACCCCCAAtgtggggaggagcaggagggggtctgggggtgttcGGAGCACGGGGGGCTCTATAGGGGTTTATGGGGCATGCTGGGGCTCTAGGGGGACACATGGGCGTCCTGGGGGTGCACAGAAGAAATATGGGGCATTTTGAGGATGGGGCTGAATGGGGGTAactggggctgcactggaggaGAGGGGTTATGCTGGGGGTGTATGGAGATATTATGGCTGTATTGGGGCACACAGTGGGGGGCTCATGGGCACCCCCTGGGGTTGGGTGCCCTGAGGGTGTGCGGGGCTCTCGGGGGGTCCATGGGAAAACCTGGGAAGGGGCAATCCCAGAACATTTAGGGCACCCACGGGGCCATGGGGCACCCACGAAGCGCTTTGGGGAGCGTGGGGCGGTCGGGGGGTGAATGGGGCACCCTAAGCACACGTGCCCCCCTCTTCCTCCGcccggggctgtggggcaggcaggggggaggaggaagagaggtggaagaggaggaggaggagggaggaaggggcgGTGATGCCGGGCGGCTCTGCCTTCCCGCtgcccccgccgcgcccgcggAGCGCACGGAGGGACCCGCAGCGGCTCCCCAGGTAGGGGACAGGCACGGGGACAGCGTCACCCCCCgagaggctgcagggccacTCCGGGCAGGCGACACCCGTCCCCCCGGCAGAGAACCTCGCCCGCAAGGCACGACCCCCCCAGGTAGGGGACAGGGCCACCCTCAGGTAGGGACCACCCCAGGTGTGGGACTGGGATCCTCcccccaggaggggacaggggacaccccaaTAAGGGACACGGGACACCCCATGTGCTGGGATAAGGATCTCAGTCATCCTGGGATGAGACAGGATGAGGACCAAGAGCCACCCCAAGGAGGGGACTGGGGACTCTCCCAGCGAGGGGATGGGGGGTCCCAGGCAGGGGGACACGGTGGGGCCACCGCTCCATACAGGACAGGCACTGCAGGGtagggcacagggagctgtggggctgcacggTGGGACACGGGGGATGCTGGGGGGGCTGCAAGGCCACCCCCAGGTGAGGGACAAGAGGACAGTGGGACCACTCGGGGTGGGACACCCAGCGTTGTGTACCCCCATCCCATCCGTTTTTCCTTGGGCGTCCTCGGAGCGCCCTCAGAGAggtccctggggcaggggacagagctgaggTGCAGCTCCGGAGGGCTGTGTGCCATCCCAGTTTTGGGGGTTGTGGGGACACCCCATAAGTGGCCCTGTTCCCTCAATCCCACCTGAGCGTCCCTCCCAGGAGATTTCAGGGAGACCAGGGGGGTTCCTTTCCAGTGTGGCCTCGCCACCCCGAACCAGGATGGAGCTGCATGGGCAGGGGGGGACCCCCATTAATGCCCCCCTCGAGCCTCGGCCGCCCCGATGGGCCCAGgccggggggctctggggggacGGGGCCGCCGGGATCCCGTCAGCCCCGGCACAAAGAGGAATGCGATGAGCACATGGTTCCCATTAACCCcggagaatttttttttttcttttttaggttgtttttttctttctttctttcttttttttttttatgattgttcttttctttcccccctcaGTTTTCcgcagctctgctggggaggaggaaaagcggcggctgcggcgggtgaggagctgggcaaggcCGGTAGCGCCGGCAGCcggcggggagggagggaaagagggagcCCAGTGCTCCGGgtgctttttcctctttaatcCCTTCCCTGCTTGAGTCAGAGGCTGAAGTCACCGGCAGGAACATCGCGAAGCTTTTCACCCACCTCGGGGAGTCTGTCTGCCCCACAAAGAATGTGCTGATCCCCGtgagtgggattttggggcagcaGAGCCGCATGAGACCGGGAACTCATCACACAGGTATTTTTCAAGCTGCTGATTCACCTGAGGGATGAATTCTGCttcaccagcacagcaccctgacTAAAGCCTCAGGGTTCCACCCCGCAATCTATTCCATTTGGGAAGGGGAAGCTTCGccccagctgcttttcccctgGGGAAGTTGGACAAACAgcccttttccttcctgagcAGGGTTTCTCGGGGTCGGGTgcatcctgcctgtgctgccgggtgctgctcagggatgtgACAGTGTCAGGGACGTGGTAATTCCCAGCACCACACCTCAGTTTTCCCACCTGGATAAATAAAAGGGGGGATGTGCAGGGCTGGAAGTGATTGGCAGGGAATTGGGGGTAAGGAGAGAGGGAGTGGGGATATAGAAAGATTTCAAAAAAGGGGTTGCAAAAGCAAAATCCTATAGCAgctctgttttttaaaaggaaaggtGGGTACTTCCTTCTGCCCATGGGGAGTTTAGTCCCAGGTGGGTGGGAGCAATAAGAGGAAATACAGGGGATGCAAATACTGATGAAAAGGTGGGATTTGGCCACAGAGGTGTGAAAATGGACgctgtcagctgctgcctcGCCAGGACTCTGTACCCTGTGTCCTCCCAGGCATGAGACCATTTATTGCTGTGACGTGGGAGGGGACACTcgttccttctccctttccGGGAGGAGGGAGCGAGTTGATGCcgaagggcagcagggctgcaggagctgccagtgtGCCTGCGAGTTTTactctctttctttcttattttccctAGAATCAACCCCCGATCCGGCCCTTCCATGGCTTCAGCGATGTCgccagggaaagcagagaaaagaatcgCTTCATCCATCTTCATCACCCTCGTGCCACCACGGAGGGACGTGGCCACCAAGGAGAAAACCCAGCGGGAGCCGCAGGCAGGCGGTGCCGAGGTCCCCGGCACCCAGCGGCCCCAGATCCTGCTGTCACCCCCCCAGTTACCCAACGGAGGTGAGGGGCGTCCATGGGGGCTGGAGCGGTGGGGAGGGATGGTGATGGGGCTGAGGAGGCTGTGGAGATGCTTTGCTGAAGGTTGTGCGTGCAGAAGGGGATGTGGGGGTATTTTATGGGGGGCTCTTCCCCAAATCCTTGCACACATCCCAGCATGGATCCGGCTCCTGGGGACGGGCTCTGTTTGCTCTCCACTGCCGGGTGCTTATCGGTGCTGTTTGTCCCTCCTGCTTCGATGGCGTTTGCTTTTGGGGCAGGTCAGCGAGCGCTGCTGCAAAGCTGTTGGGGTGTTGTTGTGACAGGGCATTATTCTGATGGGGTGTTACTGGACATTATTGATCCCCTAAACCCCCACATCTGTCTTTGCTGCAGAAACCCACACGGTGGCCCCTGTACCTGCATCCCCACCAGTCCTGCCCCTCTCTGAGGTGCCCCAGCCCTTGTCCATGGAGCCGCTGGgtctggcactgcagcagctggaccTTGCAGCACCTGCCACCCTCCAGGTGAGGAGAACAGAGTGCAGTCCCCCccagtgcctcagtttccccgccTGCAGGGTATAACTAACATGGCTTTGCCCTTCCCCGCTTGCCAGGCCCCTTCCACCTTCCCTGCTGAACTGAAGCCACCCACATTTTCCCAGGAGCAAGCAGGCAAGCAGCAGTGGCAGGATGTGAATGGGGACCCGGAGAGGGACAGCTCCAGAGGTAAGGGAGACCCAGCTGTGCGTGGGCTCATCCCCActgagggaaactgaggcacacagctcccagccgCTCTCCCTGCTTCTTGCAGACATCTGTGCCTTCTGCCACAAGGCGCTGGGGCCGCGGGAGCCGACGGTGGAGGCGATGAGGAAGCAGTACCACCCTGACTGCTTCACCTGCCGCACGTGCCGCCggctcctggctgggcagcGCTACTTCCAGAGAGACGGGTGCCCCACGTGTGACACCTGCTTCCAGGTACCATCCTCCTTCGGGGAAACCGGCACCCTCGGAACATCCCTCGGGGCGTGGGCTGCTGTCTCACAGAATGTGTTCCCTAAATTCCAGGCCACGCTGGAGAAATGTGCCAAGTGCCAGGGGCTGATCACGGAGCACATTGTCCGTGCCCTGGGCAAGGGTTACCAccccagctgcttctcctgcgCTGCCTGTGGCCGGGCCATCGGCACTGAGAGCTTCGCCTTGGACGAGCAGGGTGACGTGTACTGCGTGCCTGACTACTACAGGTTGGCCATGGGGGAGGGTGTCCCACACTGGGAGCTGGGTTTGGCTCGTCCCCGTCGCCCCACAGGGCTCACTCCACCCTGTTGGCTCCTGTCAGGAAATACGCCGTGGTGTGCAGCGCCTGCCAGCGCCCCATTGTCCCCCACGAGGACGAGGACACCTACAAGATCGAGTGCTTGGGACGCAGCTTCCACGAGAGCTGCTACCGCTGTGAGGTACGGCCCCGGGGAATGGGGGGCCCCCAGAGCCAAGGGGTGGAACTGAACCTTAGCTGAGCATGGatgctgggatggcagcacccacagctggtTTTTAGCCCCCCATTTATCTTACAGGTAAATGGGAAGGGGGAAATTAAGTAAATTGGGTGGTGTTTGGAGAACTTCTTCAGCTTTGCATGCTTTTGATGTAGTTTGTCGCTTTTTCAGAGTGCTGGTGGGTTTTGTGGAGAAAATAGGATATAACAGACACAGGGACCCCTAAAAGGtggtttccttttcccttcttgcccccagagctgcaggatgccCCTGTCACCGGAGCTGACAGAGAATGGGTGCTACCCCCTGGATGACCACCTCCTCTGCAAGTCCTGCCACATCCACTGGCGCAACGAGTCGTCCTGCTGAGACCCTGCAGCTCACCATCCCCTTCCAGTGCCAGGCACGAAAAAGGGGGGTGCCCCCAGTGGGATGCACCCCATGGCTGACTCTGGGTGCCAGCTGCACCCCCAAATTACTGAATTACTGCAGAACTGGGTTTTCATCACTAAAATGTCCCCAGGTCCCTGACCCAGTGGGTTGGCAGGGTGGAGAATTGTGGATATGCCCCGACACAGCTCTGCGCTCATGATAAATCTAAAATGCCCTGACAGAGCAGCAATGAGGAATGGAGGgtttgttctttatttcttttttttttaaatcctttttccaAAGGCCAGTTTGGTTTTCTTGGGTGgtgtttctttcttctgaagCTTCCTTGGGGTTTCACTGAAATGTTTCTCTCTGTGGAGAGCGGGCACTGATTTAGTTACTCGCAGTTAAATAAAACCCCAAGTTTAAAAACTCTCATTCCTTTCATCCACCCTGCATTCCAAACCTATCAAATCcaagtttaaaaataaggaaaaaaagccagttTTGGATTTTCTAGGCGTGGTGAGAGTTGGTCCATAACTAAGGTCCACAAAAGTTGATTTTAGGGTGTAGCAATGTGGCAGATGCTGCTGTCACCGAGGGGAGAGCCgagtgttgttttttggggtggatatGACATCTGGCAGTGTTTCGTGGTGTTGATAAAAGGGGTTTTGgtgtggttgggtttttttttgctgactATCTATCCCGGAGCCGGCAGAGGGCAGCCGGAGCACAGATTCCTCCACCAGGCAGAAACTCCAGCTAAAAGCATCCCGCAGGGCTGGAACGCTGGGAAAGACGGACAGCCCCCTTTCTGCGTATTATACAAGATTATATCGCTCTGCCAGTGGAAGCTTTTTGATCTCCTCTCAGTCCAGGCCCCAAACCAGCAGAAATTAGACCATTTCTCTGCGTGCCCAACATCTGCACAACCGATGTTGCCGGTGCTTAGTGGTTTTGTTTGCGAGGGCGTTGCAAACCAGGCGGAGAaacttttaaactttctttttaaCCGAAAGCCACAAATCAAGAGCAGAAAATAGCAAGAGCGTGTGAGATGATGTTTAATGCTTTCCTGATGGAAAATGGGAGCTGTAAACAAAGAAAGCAACCACCagaccagcagctcctggattGCATACATCATCTCCGGCGCGTGCTGTGTTTATGAGTGAAGGGGTTAATGATGGTTAATTAATCACATCAATAACTATTTCCTGATGACTCTTCCCTGTCTACAAAGCTGATTACTCAGTGTTTGTTAATGAGCATCTCCAGGCCATCAATCAGGTCACAACTTGCTTTAAAGCTATTTATAAATAAGTTGTGCTTTGGTCCTGGTCACGTAAGTTGGTGGCTTTGGGTCCGGTTGGGTGGGAACTCCTTGTCCCATGCCAAGGAATTCCTGTGCTCCAAGTCAGCTCTCACTTTCCAAAGCTTTTTGCGCTGTGAGGAAAATCTGGCATCAAAATGATGCTAAAAAGTAAAAGGATGTGGCAGTGGCCAAAGGGAGCAGGAAAAAGAAGGCCCGGAGGGCAAAGAGCTGCTTGCTTTTTGtaatacagatatttttccaCTCAAGGTTTTTGAGGAGGATGGAAGTACAATGCTGAGTGGTGTTTTGGATGTTTTATTCCAAGTTGCACTACCCTTCCACTGAGGAATGGTGGGAAGGAGTTGGGTATTTCCCCCTTGGAGCCTTCCAGGATGGGCTGTTGGCACTGGGACTGCAGAATTTTTGgctggaggcaggcagggaaatgcttttatttacagGCAGCCTTGGAGAAGGTCCTGGAAagcaaggagaaaggaaaggcacTGCTGGAGTGTTTGGCAGCATAGTGAAGGGATGTGGTGTGGTCAGATTTGACATGGTATTTCAGGAGTGGAGGGTGACAAGGGACAGCGATACATGGACACAGGTAAGAGGACAAAAAGGCTGATTTAAGGCATCTTCTTCCCAGATAAAGGGAGAAGCACTACGAGCTGAAGCGTGGGGAACATTGTGCCTGAAAAGCACAGCCCCGTGTTTTCCCTTGGGAGGAGCTCGAGGAATTCTGAGCCGCAAGCAGgagatcctgcaggagctggatcCCGTCCCGCTGCCGAGCAAACCCAGActggctgcaggggctcagcctgtcCTTGGGCTCCTCACCCCGTCACAATCATTTCTGCAAGCACCCAGGTCTGCAGAAATAAACCAACCACACATCCTGCCttggaaaataacattttgggGGGCCGGGCCCACCTTGGACCACCCGGGTGTAAACCCCACTCCAAGTGCCCCCTCCTCTTGTCCCTGTGGCAGTGGCAAAGGGCAGAGAGGATGGCAGCGCTCCGGatggctccagcccttcccttggCTGCTGCAATCAGCTCTTGCAATCCCTCTTGGCAGGCTGGGGAGAGCGGGAAGGACCTGGCTGCCTTCCAAGGAGCagcaaatgcaaatatttcctCACTTCAGGCTGGGTGCGGCCCGCGGATAAAATTTCCTTGGGCTTTCCCAGCGAAGGCATCTGATCTCTCGCTCTGCTGCGAGGCCAACTTGCTCCCAGGAATACAACCGTGTGTCccataaaaaaaccctaaaggtTATCTTTTTACAACTCAAAGGACTGCctggtttttaaaaagaggttttaaattgaaggaggagctgccaggcacagcttgTAGTGGTTTTGAATCAGTGGTTAAAGTGTTGCTtcgtggaaaaaaaaaaaaaacccaacctttCTGCAGGTTTCTTTGGAAAATGGAAGATTTGTAGTGTGGTGCAAGGATAGTGGGATGATAAAGGGGCTGGAAAAGGTGCTGGGAGTaaggctgggtgctgcaggtttTTTCTCCAATAAGATAGAAAGAGCTGTAGGACAACTGAGGTGGTTTTTCCTTTGGATCCCAGGTTACTGGCAGTGCCATCTcagccagctccctgcagcGTTGTTCTTCCCCTCAGAGCATTCAGACCTATTTTCTACCTATTTCATTCAGACCTATTTCCTACCTATTTCATTCCTTTGACACAGcctaaaaaaaattttatttcttaaatgaCAAGTGGTTGGATCCTGCTGATTCTGGGAGAGGTGAGCACCAGCTGGGATTATACAAGGAACAGCCCAAGCGTGGATTTCTCCTGATGCAGCACAGGTGAgatatgtattaaaaaaaaaaaaaaaaaagctgtatgCTAATATTCTAATTTATCCTCGGTTTTCCTGGCAAAACTGAACCACCCACTGCCACAATGTAGTTTTAAAACACATTGATTTTGATAGCATGAGGGGAAAGGGATGCGGCGAGTGCGCAAGCGCGTTACCAGGCTCCCAGTGCTATACTGGCTTCTTTATgaaataaaggataaaaagcCCAACCCACCCTATTTCTGTGAacagacacacagcacacacctgcGAGCAGGGTTTTGCTATTTCATATCCCAGATTTCCTTCATCGTATCAGTGATTACAGCATCCTGCAGCCCTATTTCCTGAAAATTACCAATTTTCACCCAGATTTGGCTTTGAGTGGTTAAAGTTATATCTTTATTTTGATGAAATGTCCAGTAAAGCAGTGTGAGCGAGGtgttttactgaaataaaaacgTGGATATTTTTCGAAGAGGTTATCCCCTTTGTCAAGGAGGATTATTGATGTCAGGAATTTatcactgggggaaaaaaagtggagaaggaaggggaataaatatgtatataataatatataccTTAATTCTCCGTGCTGCTAAACTTtccctcacagccaggctggggaatATGCTTTAATCTCATTTATTGGATTACTTCATCTGAGtatgttgctttttattttattttttgtttgtttttttgctgaGGCGATGGGGCTGTAGGCGGGGAGTTAAGCACGAAGGGTTTcatgaggaaaaagagaaactcctgaagaaaaaaaaagataaaacgaagaggaaaaggaaggttTTGGGTGACAAAAGGCGGCGCCGGCCGGGGATGCCCCTCACGGCCCCTCAGGCCCTTCCCCCCCCCGCGCTCGCTTCACAAAATGGccgcccggcggggccgcgggagCGGCTCTGAGGCGACAAAATGGCGGCGGGCGGAAAGCGGGGGGAAGGACGGGCGAGGAGCGGTGTGGGCACAGCGGAGGGCTCTGATGCTGTGGGAATCCCCTCCGGGCGGGCGGCGAAAGCGCTGCGGGTGAAACCTGACCTTCTTCTTatccccccctccctcctgcccttttCTCCTGGCCGCCTTTGCGAAAAGATGTGAAAATGGCCAGAAATGCGCATTTTTATTCGGCCATGGCGGAGCCGCCGGTTTTTTCCCTCACCTCAGCTCGCCCCCGCTCTCCCAATTATACCcctaaaatattatttctttttccctcacaGCTGAGCGGTTTTGGCCCTGTATTGCGCTTTCCACATGCCCCCCCCCTCCACCCCTCCCTTCATCatcaccacacacacacacccccaagCTGGGTAGTTTTATGCCTAATTCTTCGCTTTTCCACCGCTTTTCTCCTTCGCAGGGGTTGAAGCCGCCATCTCCCGGTCTCCTCACGGCatggaaaatccccaaaagtgcttaaggaaaaaaaaaaaaaaaaaccaccaccaaaaaaaaaagtcccaaacGCAAGAGGATTGATTTATCATCGCAGCCGGAGTGGAATGGGAAGAAGCCATCGCTGCTCGCCTGCTCCCCACGACAGCTCGCCCGCCATTCGCTTAATTAAAATCATATATTGGTGTGATGAGACGTGGTaataccattaaaaaaacccaaatcccgTAACATCCACACGCTGGTTGTTGGAGGCTGTAGCCCAGGTaccatgccttttttttttgttgttttggtttgggatttttttgttgttttaaatattcttttaatgTTGCCTTACCCTTTTTTCCTGCATCAGAGTGTTGTTACAGGCTATAACATTGCCTCTTAATTCTTAAAAGCTACGAACctaaaaatactgctttttccCATAGAATTGCAGATTTAGGCCCATACAGATGCTCTTTTATTTCTACAGATACAGAAATACttgaatatatttattaaatataaatatataaatagtgctatatatttcatatttttatatacatatgaCCCTTTCCCAGGGACtacttaaaatataaaataagcCCACACAcctaaaaaatataatttaattatatataatcaCTATAACTTTGGCCCAATATATCtttgattttatatatatatgtattacctttgttttcctcctttcgTTTCCTACTACAATGTGTCctaaaagcaggagaaaaaatgccatcaaaaataaaaataaaagaagaaaaaataacaaaaaccaaCCCATCTCTTTTTTTACAGTCCATGCTGGAAGTTTATGCCTGAATGTTTTATTTGTTCCACAGAGATGTAGATTTTCCTTGGGAGATTTGGgaaggattattttttaatggaaaaaaggaaaaaaattacacccaggaaaaaacaaaaaaaacaaaaccaaaacaaagaatgaaaaagaaacaaaaaggaaaaaagcacaacAGAACCAAACCGCAGTAAGTGAAGCTGCAAATGCAACCCAATAGTCCGGATCAGACAATTCATTGCACAAAAAAAGGATAAATGGAACTGCAATGGCCGGCTTTGCTGT
This portion of the Zonotrichia leucophrys gambelii isolate GWCS_2022_RI chromosome 21, RI_Zleu_2.0, whole genome shotgun sequence genome encodes:
- the TMEM82 gene encoding transmembrane protein 82 — encoded protein: MFSLGSWLPALPGLAWGWALLDALLQGLVGACAVSVLCSLLKVYLYIQCANNPERQAEKEAMAARRPLLEPLQVLVLTALLALVGSRVAALVVLEFSLRAVCTILSLGKGAHSSQLYLLCQYSLGCGVSCGLTFLLEGAPHRTWNLALAAGLAGLLALHARRLARHVCALYELHSRQRYCGLCLLLLPAGHAIPRLLRNALGLTFAVADLAAVELINRDFLSTGEAVRFWTPLSICYTLLVVYMQEESRQSTGRGAAFRTVLVRMGGLFILLLTVGRWTDILHVLVSLLGELWCLLHSGALLESCCRQDFAQQPRLDRRAGSGSGETSR
- the FBLIM1 gene encoding filamin-binding LIM protein 1 isoform X1, with product MASAMSPGKAEKRIASSIFITLVPPRRDVATKEKTQREPQAGGAEVPGTQRPQILLSPPQLPNGETHTVAPVPASPPVLPLSEVPQPLSMEPLGLALQQLDLAAPATLQAPSTFPAELKPPTFSQEQAGKQQWQDVNGDPERDSSRDICAFCHKALGPREPTVEAMRKQYHPDCFTCRTCRRLLAGQRYFQRDGCPTCDTCFQATLEKCAKCQGLITEHIVRALGKGYHPSCFSCAACGRAIGTESFALDEQGDVYCVPDYYRKYAVVCSACQRPIVPHEDEDTYKIECLGRSFHESCYRCESCRMPLSPELTENGCYPLDDHLLCKSCHIHWRNESSC
- the FBLIM1 gene encoding filamin-binding LIM protein 1 isoform X2, whose product is MASAMSPGKAEKRIASSIFITLVPPRRDVATKEKTQREPQAGGAEVPGTQRPQILLSPPQLPNGETHTVAPVPASPPVLPLSEVPQPLSMEPLGLALQQLDLAAPATLQEQAGKQQWQDVNGDPERDSSRDICAFCHKALGPREPTVEAMRKQYHPDCFTCRTCRRLLAGQRYFQRDGCPTCDTCFQATLEKCAKCQGLITEHIVRALGKGYHPSCFSCAACGRAIGTESFALDEQGDVYCVPDYYRKYAVVCSACQRPIVPHEDEDTYKIECLGRSFHESCYRCESCRMPLSPELTENGCYPLDDHLLCKSCHIHWRNESSC